The following DNA comes from Heterodontus francisci isolate sHetFra1 chromosome 44, sHetFra1.hap1, whole genome shotgun sequence.
aggctcagtataatagcttggctttaaataacagaaccacggtacattgtcaattatctctccaggttcaaatgtaaagtagaaggggacattttttaaacagaacagaatacaggttgttgctagaaccacagccactgttttctcggtgcaatatttagttttcaacttctggcaacagatggccacaaatcgatcaaaggagaaagtgacggtgaaccagacagaacagtctctggCTTCATAACCGAGGACAGCGATAacgctacacacaggggtgatattcATAACAGATCCTGTGAAATAATAGTTACTTATCCGCCATagtatgacatcagtgataatgagcagtagatctgccgttgccatggccaccaggtagcgagtggtgcaggtggagagtccgcactttccccgggacaggatcacaatcgccagtaaattagctGCAAGAGAGAGgatggaaaagagactggaaattactgatcaaacattctccatgcCTGAGCTCAGACAGTCAAGGCTCGATTTCGACACCAAGAGTGGGTGGCTTGAAATAGGGTCAGCATTTAAAACATTAAAATCTCAACCATGAACTCAACTCACCTCCAACCTGCTCACTTGTAGGTTTAACAGAGGAAGGACCGGAGGGGAACATCAAAAGTCCCCACGAGGCGGTGGAGCTTGTTAAATAGTTTCATGAGGATTCTGGCACATGATTTAAACTGCTTCACAGGTTTACCATTGACGAGGCAGCTTTCTCCATCAGACACTACCCTCCACACAAAGACACTCCGATTGACAATCACCTCCTCTCTCCTGAGATAGGAATCCCTCCATGAGCTGGCATGTTCGAAACCCCGGACTGACAGCCTCAATATTGGGCCGTGCATCGGACACCCCAAAGGTTGGACGAACCTCTACCCTGCCCGGGATTTGCACAACTCCAGTGTCCGGATTTGGATTCTCCGAAGAGTGGACGCTCCCAGCAGATTGGGAGAACTCCTTCAGGATAGGAAATACCCAGGGGTTGGGTTTCGAACAGACCCTGGTTGGACAACTCCCCCATGGATCATGGTTAGGACATACTTTATCCTGCTGCCTGCTCCATTGTCCACGTCATGTGACTGGAAGCCCAGCCTGTCGATCAGGCTTCCGAGTGGGGAACCCAATAACACACAATCGAACATAATAACAAGCTGAAACACTGGCCTCACTCCCTCCCATCTGACAACATATCTACTGCTGTTAATATTCAGGTATAAGAATTGgagcaaaatcaaaatactgagcctgctttaaatctgatagaaagcagtgaacaggcagcatctgtggagtgagacagagagttaaCAGACGGACTTTCACcaggataagaacaaagaacaaagaacagcacagcacaggaacatgccattcggccctacaagcctgcgctgatcttgatgcctgcctaaacgaacaccttctgcactactggggcccatatacctctattcccttcctattcatgtatttgtcaagatgtctcttaaatgtcgctattgtacctgctccaccacctcccctggctgcatgttccaggcactcaccaccctctgtttcaaaagcttgcctcgcacatcccctccaaaccttgcccctcgcaccttaaacttatgtcgcctagtaactgactcttccacccagggaaaaagcttctgactatccactctgaccatgccgctcataactttgtaaacctctatcatgtcacccctccacctccttcgttccagagaaaacaacccgagtttattcaacctttcctcacagctaataccctccacaccaggcaacatcatggtaaacctcttctgtaccctctccaaagcctccacatacttctggtagtgtggagtccagaattgcactcaatattctaagtgcggcttaactaaggttctgtacagctgcaacataacttgccaatgtttatactctatgccccgaccgatgaaggcaagcatgacgtatgccttcttgactgcctgatccaactgcattgccactttcagtgacctgtggacctgtgcgcccatgtctctctgcctgtcaatactcctaagggttctgccatttactgtatacctcccacctgcattagaccttccaaaatgcattacctcacatttgtccggattaaactccatctgccatttctctgcccaactctccaaccgatctatatcctgctgtatcctccgacaatcctcatcattatctgcaactccaccaacctttgtctcatccgcaaacttactaatcagaccagctacattttcctccaaatcatttatatataccacaaacagcaaaggtcccagcactgatccctgcggaacaccactagtcacatccctccattcagaaaaacacccatccactgataccctctgtcttctatgaccgagccagttctgtatccatcttgccagctcacctctgatcccgtgtgacttcaccttttgtatcagtctttcatgcgggaccttgtcaaagtgtttactgaagtccatttagataacatccactgcccttccgtcatcaatcatcttcgtcacttcctcaaaaaactcaaattcgtaagacacgacctccccttcacaaaaccatgctgtcactCACTAATAAATtcgtttctttccaaatgggagtaaatcctgtcccgagtaatcctctctcatagtttccctgccactgacgtaaggctcaccagcctataatttcctggattatccttgctacccttctttaacaaaggaacatcattggctattctccagtcctctgggatctcacctgcagCCAAGGAGGATgctaagatttctgtcaaggccccaggaatttcctcccttgcctccctcagcattcgagggtatatcccatcaggccctggggactgatcgaccttaatgctttgcaagacacccaacaccacctcctttttgataatgagatgactgagactatctgcactcccttccctaagctcctcatccaccaagtccttctctttggtgaatattgatgcaaagtactcatttcacagctcacccatttcctctggctccacacatagattcccatctctgtccttgagtgggccaaccctttccctggttaccctcttgctctttatatacgtataaaaagctttggtattttccttaatcctgtttgccaatgaattttcatgactcctttttgccctcctaactccttgcttaagttccctcctactgtctttatattcctcaggtgCTTCATCAGTTCCtatccttccagcccttacaaatgcttcctttttctttttgactaggctcacaatatcccgcattatcccagcttcctgaaacttgccaaacttgtctttcttcctcacaggaaca
Coding sequences within:
- the LOC137355962 gene encoding probable G-protein coupled receptor 139, which encodes MRDIVSLVKKKKEAFVRAGRIGTDEAPEEYKDTNLLAIVILSRGKCGLSTCTTRYLVAMATADLLLIITDVILWRISNYYFTGSVMNITPVCSVIAVLGYEARDCSVWFTVTFSFDRFVAICCQKLKTKYCTEKTVAVVLATTCILFCLKNVPFYFTFEPGEIIDNVPWFCYLKPSYYTEPGWMGLDWLDTVLTPLLPFVLILLLNTLTVRHILVASRVRKGLRGKSKGENCSDPEMESRRNSVILLFAISGSFILLWLTYVIYFSISNITGTYLEDYTHPLYVFGQVGYMLQILSCCTNTSIYGATQSKFRQQVKNAVKYPVTSIIQLMSERNN